Proteins encoded within one genomic window of Ranitomeya variabilis isolate aRanVar5 chromosome 4, aRanVar5.hap1, whole genome shotgun sequence:
- the LOC143765895 gene encoding interferon regulatory factor 4-like: MSGKGTPPLRLKDWLILQIDSGKYPGVRWENEKKTVFKIPWKHADKHDYKEEEHAALFRAWAIHKGKFQEGAKESPSVWKARLRSALNKSPDFKEVMDSDQNFKHYKICSVVSDPPQKTYEGSKEAIKLREEPPRMPMIKMENQMMQGPDGSSKVLQLETFNTPMEEDYWLHVRLYYQGKLVNEMTTQTVEGCRIIPLASPEHEHILGSLHHLENILLPPPQMLPDILSPELQKVIKKLLLNLDKGVFLWVAPDGVYIKRQCQVRVYWSGPLAPYTDQPNKLEREKTCKLLDIQHFMHEIQMYVHHKGPEPQYQIQLCFGEEYPGSTPSSKKLITAHVEPVFAREMLIIAKRKRRKDPLAD, translated from the exons atgagtggaaaagGCACCCCTCCTTTGAGGTTGAAGGACTGGCTCATACTTCAGATAGACAGTGGAAAATATCCCGGTGTTCGATGGGAAAATGAGAAGAAGACAGTGTTCAAAATTCCATGGAAACACGCAGACAAACATGACTACAAAGAAGAAGAACATGCAGCCTTATTCAGG GCCTGGGCAATTCATAAGGGAAAGTTTCAAGAAGGAGCCAAGGAAAGCCCTTCAGTTTGGAAGGCAAGACTCCGAAGTGCCCTGAACAAAAGCCCAGATTTTAAGGAGGTCATGGATAGCGACCAAAACTTTAAACACTACAAAATCTGTTCTGTTGTGTCAGATCCTCCACAGAAAACCT ATGAGGGATCCAAAGAAGCCATCAAACTGAGAGAAGAACCACCAAGAATGCCCATGATCAAA ATGGAGAATCAAATGATGCAAGGTCCTGATGGTTCCTCCAAAGTTCTGCAGTTAGAAACGTTTAACACCCCAATGGAAGAAG ATTACTGGCTACATGTTCGCCTTTACTACCAGGGCAAACTGGTGAATGAAATGACCACACAGACAGTCGAGGGGTGCCGCATTATCCCCCTGGCATCACCCGAACATGAACATATCTTGGGCTCGCTGCACCATCTGGAGAATATTCTGCTTCCACCACCCCAGATGCTGCCTGACATTCTATCCCCTGAATTGCAGAAAGTCATCAAGAAGTTATTGCTGAACCTGGACAAAGGGGTATTCCTGTGGGTGGCACCTGATGGGGTCTACATAAAGCGCCAATGCCAGGTGCGCGTCTACTGGAGTGGCCCCCTGGCTCCCTATACTGACCAGCCTAACAAGCTGGAGAGAGAGAAGACGTGCAAACTGTTGGACATACAACACTTCATGCAtg AGATTCAGATGTACGTCCATCACAAAGGTCCTGAACCCCAGTATCAGATTCAGCTCTGCTTCGGAGAGGAATATCCAGGGTCAACACCGAGCTCTAAAAAGTTAATAACTGCTCAT GTGGAGCCGGTGTTTGCCCGAGAAATGCTTATAATTGCAAAAAGGAAACGGCGGAAAGACCCCCTGGCTGACTAG